In one window of Desulfonatronum thioautotrophicum DNA:
- the zupT gene encoding zinc transporter ZupT yields the protein MEEHLLLAFALTTFAGLSTGIGGFLAFFAKRENKLFLATALGFSAGVMIYVSFAELLPESLEMLEPIHGEHGAAWLMTAGFFAGIFLIGIIDRLVPEHQNPHHVRSPGEITAAPDHAKRKLHRMGIFAALAIAIHNFPEGMVTFFATLHDPSLGVAIAIALALHNIPEGIAVAVPIYYATGSRAKAFWFSLLSGLAEPLGAVIGYLILRPFLSDTVFGLVFAAVAGIMVFISIDELFPAAKEYDQGHAPVYALIVGMAVMALSLLLLM from the coding sequence ATGGAAGAACATTTGCTCTTGGCCTTTGCATTGACCACATTTGCTGGATTGTCCACGGGAATTGGTGGCTTTCTGGCTTTTTTCGCTAAGCGGGAAAACAAGTTGTTTCTGGCCACGGCCCTGGGTTTTTCCGCCGGTGTGATGATCTATGTCTCTTTTGCCGAATTGCTTCCGGAGTCTTTGGAAATGCTGGAACCGATTCATGGCGAGCATGGGGCGGCCTGGCTGATGACCGCGGGATTTTTCGCCGGTATTTTCCTTATCGGGATTATCGATCGACTGGTTCCAGAACACCAGAACCCCCACCATGTCCGCTCACCTGGGGAGATCACAGCGGCCCCGGATCATGCCAAACGAAAACTCCACCGGATGGGCATTTTCGCGGCCCTGGCCATTGCCATACACAATTTTCCCGAGGGCATGGTCACGTTTTTTGCCACGCTTCATGACCCCAGCCTGGGAGTGGCCATTGCCATCGCCCTGGCCCTGCACAACATTCCAGAGGGCATCGCCGTGGCCGTGCCCATCTATTATGCCACGGGCAGCCGGGCGAAAGCCTTCTGGTTTTCTCTGCTTTCCGGATTGGCCGAGCCTTTGGGCGCGGTCATCGGGTATCTGATTCTGCGTCCGTTTTTATCCGATACGGTATTCGGACTGGTCTTTGCCGCCGTAGCCGGAATCATGGTTTTCATCTCCATTGATGAGTTGTTTCCCGCGGCCAAGGAGTACGACCAGGGTCACGCTCCGGTCTACGCCCTGATCGTCGGCATGGCGGTCATGGCTCTGAGCTTGTTGTTGCTGATGTAG
- a CDS encoding SH3 domain-containing protein: protein MAQMMSVQIQTGQLRSSPSFLAGIVGEVAYARQVQVLEERAGWMRVAVPGTTLTGWMHESALSRRRIVVQAGDADVERAATTGEIALAGKGFNEQVEWEFRSRNPELDFRKIDQMQTSRPTMTQIQQFAREGRLRLAE, encoded by the coding sequence ATGGCCCAAATGATGAGTGTTCAGATCCAGACCGGACAGCTCCGGTCCTCTCCGTCTTTTCTGGCCGGGATCGTCGGAGAGGTGGCCTATGCCCGGCAGGTTCAGGTTCTGGAGGAACGGGCCGGCTGGATGCGCGTGGCCGTTCCGGGCACCACGCTGACCGGCTGGATGCACGAGTCGGCACTGAGCCGCAGAAGGATCGTGGTTCAGGCCGGGGATGCAGACGTGGAGCGGGCGGCCACCACCGGCGAGATCGCCCTGGCCGGCAAGGGATTCAATGAGCAGGTGGAGTGGGAATTTCGCTCCCGGAACCCGGAGCTGGACTTCCGGAAGATCGACCAAATGCAGACGTCACGGCCGACCATGACCCAGATTCAGCAGTTCGCCCGGGAAGGGCGGCTGCGCTTAGCCGAGTAG
- a CDS encoding agmatine deiminase family protein, whose amino-acid sequence MNGIYRLPAEWEPHAATWLAWPHNARDWPGKFAAIRWVYAEIVRHLALSEPVRILVRSPEQEQEVHNLLQRSHVDLNQVACFPIPTNRVWTRDYCPAFVQHQSGGVHAVRFGFNGWAKYADHELDAAVPERIAQALDIPLKQLSHGDRAVVLEGGAIDSNGRGTLLTTEECLLDQQTQVRNPGLSRGDLEAALHVHLGVTNVIWLGDGIAGDDTHGHVDDLCRFVNPTTVVLVQEDDPQDANYRALQNNRERLESARLEDGSRLEVVTLPMPAPLYFENIRLPASYANFYISNTTVIVPTFNDPRDRTALGILADVFPDRKVVGIHAVDLVWGFGTLHCLTHEQAAW is encoded by the coding sequence ATGAACGGTATCTATCGACTGCCTGCGGAGTGGGAGCCCCATGCCGCCACATGGTTGGCCTGGCCGCATAATGCCCGGGATTGGCCGGGTAAATTCGCGGCCATCCGCTGGGTCTACGCCGAAATCGTCCGTCACCTGGCCCTGTCCGAGCCGGTGCGGATTCTGGTTCGTTCGCCGGAGCAGGAACAGGAAGTCCACAATCTTTTGCAACGCTCCCACGTTGATCTGAACCAGGTGGCATGTTTCCCCATCCCCACAAACCGTGTCTGGACCCGGGACTACTGCCCGGCTTTTGTCCAGCACCAAAGCGGCGGTGTCCATGCCGTGCGTTTTGGCTTCAATGGCTGGGCAAAATATGCGGACCATGAACTGGATGCCGCCGTACCGGAACGCATCGCCCAGGCCTTGGACATCCCCCTGAAGCAGCTCAGCCATGGCGACCGCGCGGTGGTGCTTGAGGGTGGGGCCATTGACAGCAATGGTCGGGGTACGCTGTTGACCACCGAGGAATGCCTGCTGGACCAGCAAACCCAGGTACGCAATCCCGGCCTGAGCCGGGGAGACCTGGAAGCGGCCCTGCATGTACACTTGGGTGTGACCAACGTGATCTGGCTGGGGGACGGGATTGCTGGGGACGACACCCACGGTCATGTGGACGACCTCTGCCGGTTTGTGAATCCGACCACCGTTGTGCTGGTCCAGGAGGATGACCCCCAGGATGCCAATTATCGCGCTCTGCAGAATAATCGCGAACGCCTGGAGTCCGCCCGGCTGGAAGACGGATCCCGGCTCGAAGTCGTGACCCTGCCCATGCCCGCCCCCCTGTACTTCGAGAACATCCGCCTTCCGGCCAGCTATGCCAATTTCTATATCAGCAACACCACGGTCATCGTGCCCACGTTCAACGACCCACGGGATCGCACCGCCCTGGGCATTCTGGCCGACGTGTTCCCGGACCGAAAGGTGGTGGGCATCCATGCCGTGGATCTGGTATGGGGCTTCGGGACCCTGCATTGTCTGACCCACGAACAGGCCGCGTGGTGA
- a CDS encoding M48 family metalloprotease gives MQHISRRKFMVWSGKACVSAVCAGSLLSGLLAGCKTGGVVGELGRATGVLDDEQARAVARVATALGRSFEDITPEQEFYIGRTVGATILGSYAPYADPAATSYINLVGTLVSLSSDMPETFGGYHFMILDSDEINAFAAPGGLIFVTRGMLRCCTSEDAVAAVLAHEIGHIQHRHGIQTIQRARVTSAFTILAAEGARTLGGRDLVQLTEIFEESVSDVINTLAVNGYSRSAEREADRSAVMILDRAGYDSAALVNMLEVMDTKLTPGGLDFARTHPAPASRIRDIRPILPALRTSDPALRQERFLTALHRI, from the coding sequence ATGCAGCACATCTCCAGACGAAAATTTATGGTTTGGTCGGGAAAGGCCTGTGTTTCAGCTGTCTGTGCCGGTTCTTTGCTGTCCGGCCTGCTTGCCGGGTGCAAGACGGGTGGCGTCGTTGGAGAGCTTGGCCGGGCTACCGGAGTTCTGGATGATGAGCAGGCCCGTGCCGTGGCCCGGGTGGCCACGGCACTCGGTCGCAGTTTCGAGGACATTACCCCGGAGCAGGAATTCTATATCGGCCGAACCGTGGGGGCCACGATTCTGGGCTCCTACGCTCCCTATGCCGATCCGGCGGCCACTTCCTACATCAATCTGGTGGGCACGCTGGTCAGCCTCTCCTCTGACATGCCGGAAACCTTCGGCGGCTATCACTTCATGATCCTGGACTCCGATGAGATCAACGCCTTTGCCGCTCCGGGCGGGCTGATCTTTGTCACGCGGGGGATGTTGCGTTGCTGCACCAGCGAGGATGCGGTGGCCGCTGTCCTGGCCCATGAAATCGGTCATATCCAGCACCGTCACGGTATCCAGACCATTCAACGGGCCCGCGTGACCTCAGCGTTCACCATTTTGGCCGCAGAGGGGGCGCGCACCCTGGGTGGCCGTGATCTTGTGCAGCTGACCGAAATTTTTGAGGAGTCGGTTTCGGACGTCATCAATACCCTGGCGGTCAATGGCTACTCCCGCAGCGCCGAACGCGAGGCGGACCGATCCGCGGTGATGATTTTGGACCGGGCAGGCTATGACAGTGCGGCCCTGGTGAACATGCTGGAGGTCATGGATACCAAGCTGACTCCGGGTGGGCTGGACTTTGCCCGAACCCATCCGGCACCCGCCAGCCGCATCCGGGACATTCGTCCGATTCTGCCGGCGCTTCGAACATCGGACCCGGCCCTGCGCCAGGAACGCTTTCTGACCGCCCTTCACCGGATCTAG
- a CDS encoding CHASE2 domain-containing protein, whose product MAVHVAKVFRQTVITGLAATLLALLPWVLGYWESWEAKTWDMRVSRLAAPGPATEDIVLVLLDQQSLDWGQEQSGLSWPWPREIYTAIIEFCRRAEAASLTFDVLFLEPSAYGVADDALLADSLRSFDATALALFLSRTATGGVPFWPEDIPKPGWEIIGLESWPGNVATRISPPRPELAAAAGVLGNVQLQPDPDGVFRRMRPLDVFDGHAVPSLGMAAFLATAKTPHHPDHPPKTAKLDRHGLTLGDRHISLDHSGSAILRFRGPSGTHTAYSAAAVIQSEIRLREGAAAVIDPDELRGKHVFFGFSAPGLFDLRPTPISGVYPGVEIQATFLDNLLSDDFMRDLPRPATAALVLSLGLLTGLILALWRAPLIGALAGVALLGLPVALALLGYQLGWWVPVVAPEMSVAGAVVLGLLYNYTTEGRQRRFIKNAFQQYLSPQVIEQLIADPDKLKLGGERKVLSIFFSDLQGFTSISEKLDPEALTSLLNDYLTAMTEIIQDEGGTVDKYEGDAIIAFWNAPLNVQDHALRAVRAALRCQARLAELRPVLNRRTGHDLFMRIGINTGPAVVGNMGSHSRFDYSMLGDAVNLAARLEGVNKQFGTFTMISEATRQAMQAQSGEVIPLRELGRVAVVGRREPVTVHEPLAPEDAAARANDLKRFAEGLAAYYQGNFQYAGELFNTLADKDSVAARYAHACLELTASPPDNWDGVWVMSSK is encoded by the coding sequence ATGGCCGTTCACGTCGCCAAGGTTTTCCGTCAAACCGTAATAACCGGCTTGGCCGCGACCTTGCTGGCGCTTCTGCCCTGGGTTCTGGGGTACTGGGAGAGCTGGGAAGCCAAGACCTGGGACATGCGCGTGTCCCGACTGGCGGCCCCGGGTCCGGCCACCGAGGACATCGTCCTGGTCCTCCTGGACCAACAAAGCCTGGACTGGGGTCAGGAACAAAGCGGACTGAGCTGGCCGTGGCCCCGGGAGATCTATACGGCCATTATCGAGTTTTGCCGCCGGGCTGAGGCAGCCTCCTTGACGTTTGACGTGCTTTTTCTGGAACCCTCGGCGTATGGTGTTGCCGATGACGCGCTGCTGGCTGATTCCCTGAGATCCTTCGACGCCACGGCCCTGGCTCTGTTTCTCAGCCGTACCGCCACCGGAGGCGTGCCGTTTTGGCCTGAAGATATTCCCAAGCCGGGTTGGGAGATCATCGGTCTGGAGAGCTGGCCCGGCAATGTCGCCACCCGAATCAGCCCGCCACGTCCCGAGCTGGCCGCAGCTGCCGGGGTCTTGGGCAATGTCCAGCTGCAACCGGATCCGGATGGCGTATTTCGCCGCATGCGCCCTCTGGACGTCTTTGACGGCCATGCCGTCCCTTCCCTGGGAATGGCCGCATTTCTTGCCACGGCAAAAACACCACACCACCCGGACCATCCGCCCAAAACGGCCAAACTGGATCGCCATGGCCTGACCCTGGGCGATCGTCATATTTCACTGGACCATAGCGGCTCGGCCATCCTGCGTTTCCGCGGCCCTTCAGGCACGCATACCGCCTACAGCGCGGCCGCGGTCATTCAGTCCGAGATTCGATTGCGGGAAGGTGCGGCCGCAGTCATCGACCCTGACGAACTCCGGGGCAAGCATGTATTTTTCGGGTTTTCCGCTCCCGGACTGTTTGATCTGCGGCCTACGCCCATCAGCGGAGTCTATCCCGGAGTAGAGATCCAGGCCACGTTTTTGGATAATTTGCTCTCCGATGATTTCATGCGCGACCTTCCCAGGCCAGCCACGGCAGCTCTGGTTCTCAGCCTGGGGCTGCTAACGGGCCTGATCCTGGCGCTGTGGCGCGCTCCCTTGATTGGCGCCCTGGCAGGCGTGGCCCTGCTCGGCCTTCCTGTGGCCCTGGCCCTGCTGGGGTACCAACTCGGCTGGTGGGTTCCCGTGGTGGCTCCGGAGATGAGCGTCGCCGGGGCCGTGGTCCTCGGACTGCTCTACAACTATACCACCGAGGGCCGACAACGGCGGTTCATCAAGAACGCGTTCCAGCAGTACCTCAGCCCGCAGGTCATCGAACAGCTCATAGCTGATCCTGACAAGCTCAAGCTGGGTGGTGAACGCAAGGTTCTAAGTATCTTTTTCTCCGACTTGCAGGGCTTCACCTCTATTTCCGAAAAGCTGGACCCCGAAGCGCTCACCTCCCTGCTCAACGACTATCTCACGGCCATGACCGAGATCATTCAGGATGAGGGGGGCACCGTGGACAAGTACGAGGGCGACGCGATCATCGCCTTCTGGAATGCGCCCCTGAATGTTCAGGACCATGCCTTGCGCGCGGTCCGGGCCGCCCTGCGCTGCCAGGCCCGGCTGGCGGAGTTGCGGCCAGTCCTTAACAGGCGCACCGGACACGATCTGTTCATGCGCATTGGTATCAACACCGGCCCGGCCGTGGTGGGCAACATGGGGTCCCATTCCCGTTTCGACTATTCCATGCTGGGCGACGCCGTGAATCTGGCCGCCCGCCTGGAGGGGGTGAACAAGCAGTTCGGCACCTTTACGATGATTTCCGAGGCCACACGTCAGGCGATGCAAGCCCAGTCCGGTGAGGTGATCCCGCTGCGCGAACTGGGCAGGGTGGCCGTGGTCGGTCGCAGGGAGCCGGTAACCGTGCACGAACCCCTTGCTCCGGAGGACGCCGCGGCACGGGCAAACGATCTGAAGCGCTTTGCCGAGGGCCTTGCCGCCTATTATCAGGGAAATTTTCAGTATGCTGGGGAACTGTTCAATACCCTTGCGGACAAGGATTCCGTGGCGGCCCGCTATGCCCATGCTTGCCTCGAACTGACGGCATCGCCTCCAGACAACTGGGATGGTGTTTGGGTCATGAGCAGCAAATAG
- the lipB gene encoding lipoyl(octanoyl) transferase LipB encodes MPYDRALAIQDHAVEEVSGGGLERLLVLEHPPVITLGRNSGVEHLRIAPETLTRRGIQVVQTSRGGSVTCHYPGQLVVYSILRLDRRSGGLRRLVHTLEQAVIRVLNAFGLPSTRSPGRPGVWVQERKIASIGLGLKRWVSFHGLALNVTRDTALFDLITPCGLPGVQVTSVQAELGRDEPELAEVKQVLTAILYQELAPKDAFRHT; translated from the coding sequence ATGCCTTACGACCGGGCCTTGGCCATCCAGGACCACGCCGTGGAGGAAGTGTCGGGTGGGGGATTGGAGCGGCTTCTGGTGCTGGAGCATCCGCCGGTGATCACGCTGGGCCGGAACAGCGGAGTCGAACATCTGCGTATTGCACCGGAAACCTTGACTCGGCGCGGCATCCAGGTCGTCCAGACCTCCCGAGGGGGCAGCGTGACCTGTCATTATCCGGGCCAACTGGTGGTGTATTCCATTTTGCGGCTGGACCGCCGTTCCGGCGGATTGCGTCGGCTCGTCCATACGCTGGAACAGGCTGTGATCCGGGTCTTGAACGCTTTCGGTCTCCCATCGACTCGCAGCCCGGGTCGCCCCGGAGTCTGGGTTCAGGAACGGAAAATCGCTTCCATCGGCCTGGGACTCAAGCGCTGGGTTTCCTTTCACGGGTTGGCGTTGAATGTCACCCGGGATACCGCCCTGTTTGATCTAATCACACCCTGTGGACTGCCCGGTGTTCAGGTCACCTCGGTCCAGGCTGAGCTGGGCCGAGACGAGCCGGAATTGGCCGAGGTGAAACAGGTTTTGACCGCGATTTTGTATCAGGAACTTGCACCGAAAGACGCGTTTCGCCATACTTGA
- a CDS encoding carbon-nitrogen hydrolase has translation MKPSVVSPFRVGLPQISIPADPRQSLAKAEEFVRQAARLGAQVICLPELFRSPYFCQLEDPEFFAWAESIPGPATEALGQVAREEQVVVLASLFERRGPGVYHNTLAVIDADGTLLGLYRKMHIPDDPGYYEKYFFAPGDTGFKNFDTRFGRIGGLVCWDQWYPEAARITALHGAVALFYPTAIGWHPEEKAQFGAEQQDAWITVQRGHAVANGIYVAVVNRIGHEIPPSGGPGIEFWGNSFVAGPMGELLCRASADKEEILLAEIDPARLETVRQHWPFFRDRRIDAYGGITSRYLGD, from the coding sequence ATGAAACCATCCGTAGTTTCCCCGTTCCGTGTCGGTCTGCCCCAGATCTCCATCCCCGCTGATCCGCGCCAGAGTTTGGCCAAGGCCGAGGAATTCGTGCGCCAAGCCGCCCGTCTTGGCGCACAGGTGATCTGCCTGCCGGAGTTGTTCCGATCCCCCTATTTCTGCCAACTGGAAGACCCGGAATTCTTCGCATGGGCGGAATCCATCCCCGGACCGGCCACCGAGGCCTTGGGCCAGGTGGCTCGGGAGGAGCAGGTTGTCGTCCTGGCCTCTTTGTTTGAGCGCCGCGGTCCAGGAGTCTACCACAATACCCTGGCGGTCATCGATGCGGACGGGACGCTGCTGGGGCTCTACCGCAAGATGCACATTCCCGACGATCCCGGCTATTATGAAAAATACTTTTTTGCTCCTGGTGATACCGGATTCAAGAATTTCGACACCCGCTTCGGGCGAATCGGCGGGCTGGTTTGCTGGGATCAGTGGTATCCGGAGGCGGCCCGGATCACGGCGCTGCATGGGGCCGTGGCCCTGTTCTACCCCACGGCCATTGGCTGGCATCCCGAGGAAAAAGCCCAGTTCGGGGCGGAACAGCAAGACGCCTGGATTACGGTGCAGCGGGGCCACGCCGTGGCCAATGGCATCTACGTGGCCGTGGTCAACCGCATCGGCCACGAAATCCCACCCAGTGGCGGGCCGGGCATCGAGTTCTGGGGCAACTCTTTTGTGGCCGGCCCCATGGGTGAACTGCTCTGCCGGGCTTCTGCGGACAAAGAGGAAATTTTGCTGGCGGAAATCGATCCAGCCCGTCTGGAAACGGTCCGTCAACACTGGCCTTTTTTTCGCGACCGACGTATTGACGCCTACGGTGGAATCACCAGCCGTTACCTGGGAGATTAG
- the lipA gene encoding lipoyl synthase, which translates to MHTTSRPLFSEQTQSPSLRKPLRKPAWLRRALPRGKAFIRLDGRLRGLGLATVCRSARCPNIAECFSSGTATFLILGEICTRTCTFCNITSGDPSPPLDQEPEQVSRAVAEMGLHYVVITSVTRDDLPDGGAGHFARVVHRVKTDITGLRIEVLIPDFQGSRRALETVLESGVDVLNHNLETVAEFHAQVRPQADYFRSLELLVRGRDWAEKKNRPLRTKSGLMLGMGETHDQLRRVFADLAASGCDILTMGQYLAPSPAHHPVIRYVPPEEFVQLAELAKAAGIATVFSAPLVRSSYHASDVVNSPGDADSPGIAASPCVPTGKTFNPNSAP; encoded by the coding sequence ATGCACACCACGTCGAGGCCGCTATTTTCAGAGCAAACGCAATCCCCGTCCTTGCGTAAGCCCTTGCGCAAACCCGCATGGTTGCGTCGAGCACTGCCTCGCGGAAAGGCATTTATCCGTCTTGACGGGCGGCTTCGCGGTCTTGGGCTGGCAACAGTTTGCCGCAGTGCCCGCTGCCCGAATATTGCCGAATGTTTTTCCAGCGGGACGGCAACATTTTTGATCCTCGGCGAGATATGCACCCGCACCTGCACATTCTGCAACATAACGTCCGGAGATCCATCCCCCCCTTTGGACCAGGAACCTGAACAGGTCAGCCGGGCCGTGGCCGAAATGGGCCTGCATTACGTGGTGATCACCTCGGTAACCCGAGACGATCTTCCGGACGGTGGAGCCGGCCATTTTGCGCGGGTGGTCCACCGGGTCAAGACAGATATCACCGGTTTGCGCATTGAGGTATTGATTCCTGATTTTCAGGGCAGTCGGCGAGCGCTGGAAACCGTATTGGAGTCCGGAGTGGATGTGCTGAACCACAACCTGGAAACCGTTGCGGAATTCCATGCCCAAGTCCGGCCCCAGGCAGACTATTTTCGCAGTCTGGAACTCCTGGTCCGCGGCCGGGATTGGGCCGAAAAAAAGAATCGTCCCCTACGCACCAAGAGCGGTCTGATGCTGGGTATGGGTGAAACCCATGACCAACTGCGCCGCGTTTTCGCCGATCTGGCCGCATCAGGCTGCGACATTCTGACCATGGGACAGTACCTGGCTCCGTCCCCGGCCCATCATCCGGTGATCCGCTACGTGCCGCCAGAGGAATTCGTCCAACTGGCCGAGCTGGCCAAGGCCGCGGGCATTGCCACGGTTTTTTCCGCTCCCCTGGTCCGCAGCAGTTATCATGCCTCGGATGTTGTCAATTCTCCGGGTGATGCTGACTCCCCGGGCATTGCCGCATCCCCATGCGTTCCAACAGGCAAAACCTTCAACCCCAATTCCGCGCCATGA